One genomic segment of Impatiens glandulifera chromosome 6, dImpGla2.1, whole genome shotgun sequence includes these proteins:
- the LOC124942340 gene encoding phosphatidyl-N-methylethanolamine N-methyltransferase yields MGILVCIGILLPFPFYYWLWTNPQSWVDLCGKGRNPSKVMAHVSHLIKLIQFISIFSVSTLSWPPPFYFWPLFIFGQFLNFRVYQLLGESGTYYGVRFGENIPWVTEFPFGVIRDPQYVGSVLSLVACLAWIPFQYILLWVLGYLFMSYVESKEDPSTRAKVLN; encoded by the exons ATGGGAATATTAGTATGTATAGGAATACTACTGCCGTTCCCGTTTTACTACTGGCTTTGGACGAATCCTCAATCATGGGTAGATTTATGCGGCAAAGGAAGAAACCCATCTAAAGTGATGGCTCATGTCTCTCATCTCATTAAGCTTATTCAATTCATCTCCATCTTCTCCGTTTCCACTCTTTCATGGCCTCCCCCTTTCTACTTCTGGCCCCTCTTCATCTTCGGCCAGTTTCTCAATTTCAG GGTATATCAATTGCTAGGGGAATCAGGTACATATTATGGAGTTCGATTTGGAGAAAACATTCCATGGGTTACAGAGTTTCCCTTTGGAGTGATTAGAGATCCTCAATATGTTGGAAGTGTATTGAGTCTTGTGGCTTGTCTAGCTTGGATCCCATTCCAATACATCCTCTTATGGGTTCTTGGCTATCTTTTCATGAGCTATGTTGAATCCAAAGAGGATCCCTCAACTCGAGCCAAGGTTCTCAATTAG